The DNA region CCAAAATAACCAATTCCTATACAATAATACACTCTTACGGTGATAGCCTAAAAGGTTTAAAAGACACTCCGATACAACCGCCTAATATTACAAAAAGACATGCTCTCTACACATAAAACCTCAAGAACCGAAGGTTTGCTTTTTCTGCAGCTCCCTAAACTTGCCACGGATACTCACAATGAGATGATTCACCTCACCATACAAAAAAGCATTTGCTATATACACAACTAACTGAATTTCTTACTTCCCTCCAAAACATTCAAAACTCTCTCTAGTTAAGTCACGTTTTATAAGTAATGCCACTTGACTTCTTCTATATACACTTCTATGAATGGAGTTTAAGCAACAGCCGGGATGCCGGAATTCTGGCAATCCCTGCTGAGGCAATCAAATCCTTCTACTCTAACTGCAGCCGGTTTAAGTCCAAACTTCATCCTAGCACATCCTGCTTTGCGAGATGCTGAAGATGGAGACAGTAAACCTGAAGGCGATGAAATTGTTGATACTTCATCTCCAAATCGAGCATCTTGGATCAAGGGATTAGAAGCCCGAACTGGAGGAGAACCACAGAAATATGGAGGAGATGAAGGTATCTGATTTGCAAATTCTTCCCCATAACTCTCCTAtcgaaagcaaaacaaaaattagtcAATCAAATATCAAAGTCAGACAACATTCATTGCAGCAAAAACTATGGCCATGCCAATTGTCAGCAGATCAaccaataataactaaaaatcaaGGTTTTTAATTTCGGTTCCAGTTCCATAATGATACTTAATATTGCAGACAAATACGGTGAATACGGCTACAATTGCGGACGCAAACACCCCAAAAGACTTGACGTGTTGCAGCCGCAATTGCAGTTGAGTACCGTTATGTAAAATCTTgctaaaaattgaaaagtaCTACATGATTTTAAGCCCAAAAACACTCCAATAAAAAAGTGGCAATCTGAAGATGCAACTTTGGTAAATACCACAAGCATTCCTACATTAAATCAAcatatcaaatatcaaattataaatccATATTCCATGCATTGCTAAGAGACCAAAACAATTTTTaagaaagataaatttataTGCTATTTGATCATCTCTATTTTCCTTGGTTAAAACATAAACTAAACAACTTGTAACAGAATTATCACTTACCCTCTTGAGAACAATGTCAAGTAGTTCTGCCCCAGCTTTTGAATCAGACCCCTCACCTTGTTGACTAACAAACACAATCAAAACACAACAGATCAGATCAGATCCTCATTACAGTCGAAAATACAATAATGGCATCAAAAGGCAAACAATAAATCTTAAAACTCACCCTAAATGCCATTTTACTGGCCGAATAGGCAAGTTCATTAAAACCCCAGCTCGGCGTGGCTTAGGGCAAAAGACAGGTCCACCATTCTGATCAGCAATGGGAATAGAGCCTCTCATCTCTTCACAGGCTGGGAAGGCATTCTTCTGAAGATTATAATAATTCATCTTCAAAATCGGCTAACTTTCACAGTAGAACACCTAaacaaagcaaaacaaaaaaaaacaaaaatattcagGAAATGCAAACAAAATATAAGAGCAGCACACATCCCAGTTTCAAGTTGCTAACAGATCCATTTAGCCAGATCAATTAAATGCGTCAAaatggaaaaatgaaaaattaaaaatctaaactTGAAGAAGAAATTCCACAGCCCATTTCACCATTTCCTAATTATCTACAGCCTAAATAAAAAGGGGTGTAATCAGTGTACAAATCAACAGCAGATCTGAATGCAAATCATGAAAAAGCTTCAATatttgtcttttctttgtaATGGGTTGGTGAAGAAGAGCCAGGATAAGATGCATAAAAAACCAAACTTAGTTGAAGTTAAACATCTGCAATCACTATCTCCATTTTACAAACAACTAGCAGTCACAAAATTAAAAGGGGGTAGTTTTATAGAAATATAGAATAGATCTCCAAATAGGGTAATGAACAGAatgtaaaattctaaaaaaaaaaaaacataaaaaagaacataTCAAAGTACAGTTAACTAGCTAGctgatgagagagagagagaccttTGAGGGTATCCTCCAAACGAAGAAATCAGCGAAGCTGGGAGGGGCGAGAGGAAGGGGAAAAATGTTACGCAGCAATCCTATTTAAGGTAGAGAAATTGAGCTAGCATGATCGAGGAACAAGCCTTGTACGACGTCGTTTcaatgaaataattattaaatctaaaaattacaaattatattataatcaaTCACTGTCTGTCCCTCGATACGTAATCGAGTCAAATGAATATTTATATGAAGATGTGTAAAGTTTTATGTATGAAAGtttgagaaaataaagaaataagtgATTGATGGAATATAAATCATTAAAGTTATGAAGTTAAAGatgaattatttagatattatttgaatttaattttcaatgaaatgatttttaaaggattaagaaaaaaaattgagaaaataaatcattttctacTTAGTGCTAATTTAAAAGTTCGGTGCTCTATCGTGAATAAGTAAAATTCAGTGCTGATTTAATCGTCAGTTCCTCACACATGTATACCTTATTTTAGAGTGAATggagtaggaaaaaaaaaagagataaaatgaagagagagagaaacatatTGTGTAAGAAATATGatggaaaaatgaaatataaagaaaaattataaaaaattcattgaaaaaatgaagtcctttttttcctttttctatttgGCTTTACTATTGGTTGGGTTATCTATTTTAGGATAAGTGGTATTAGGTGTTATGATTTATGTGTTAGAAAGTATTACATTCGTcatcacttttgttttcaactcaagtaaaaaactttattatgacttcattctatttttttaatttacgaatttaaagtcataaaaaatttaatttttttattatatttttgactTTGAAGTTCTAAATGtctttttttggtaaatttttttgttaatgttttaatttttatgtttattttttaaaaaaattgtaaataattttttaagttaaatgttttaaaaaaattgtaaataatttgttaatttaataatttaataaataaatgtctttttacttttatttagttttatttggcattttacatatattttgaatatttttttattttatatattttttaatattattttatttaatatattttactaatattaagaaatttgttttgttttgtaaatgtaataaataatgcaaaacacttaaatttaaaaagactaaagagaaacataaaaagaaaacataatacCCTAATATAAgttgactaaaatttaaatgaaaatattaaaaatattttgttattaatattaacttataatttatcacagacaaatgaatttaatattaacaataaataataatttaataataaaagttgttgttaaaataaaattaaaataatacattaatataaaatgaacaatataaattaaaaaaaacatataaagtaaaaataatattaattgttactaaattaatgtatttttatttaatttatattttatattttatattaatgtattatgttatttttcatcatttgatttaagtattttgcaatatttttttcatttacaaaacaaatcaaattcctttacattagtaaaaaaaaatatagaaaatatactaaataaaacattattaaaaaatatattaaatatattgaataaaataatatttaaaaaatatgtaaaatattaagtaaaaccatataaaaatatatacaaaatattaaataaaactaaaaaaacatttatttattaaataattaaataaaaaatatttatttttttaaaaaaataaatttaaaaatatatttacaaattttttaaaaaattaacataaaatatataacattaagaAAACATTTGCAAATTCAAAgttgtaaatgtaaaaaaaaaagcatttatgatttcaaattcataaatgtaaaaaaaaattacaattttagagtcgtaaattataaaaaagtaattaaagtcGTACAAAATGTTATgactttagtaaaaaaaaaagtcatgacACGTGTTACGATTTACATCCA from Glycine soja cultivar W05 chromosome 8, ASM419377v2, whole genome shotgun sequence includes:
- the LOC114423844 gene encoding uncharacterized protein LOC114423844, which encodes MNYYNLQKNAFPACEEMRGSIPIADQNGGPVFCPKPRRAGVLMNLPIRPVKWHLGQQGEGSDSKAGAELLDIVLKRESYGEEFANQIPSSPPYFCGSPPVRASNPLIQDARFGDEVSTISSPSGLLSPSSASRKAGCARMKFGLKPAAVRVEGFDCLSRDCQNSGIPAVA